The Citrifermentans bemidjiense Bem genome window below encodes:
- a CDS encoding 2-oxoacid:acceptor oxidoreductase family protein, with protein sequence MRKDVLIAGFGGQGVLLAGNLLSYAAIEEGKNVSYFPAYGVEKRGGSATCTVVIADGAVGSPVVGQPSTLVVLNQASLERFGARVRPGGICIVNTSLVDVSALGRDDIKIIPVPMNEIATDLGDLRMVNMVALGAYAAVSGAVQLATLAGALKEALPERNHKYIPANVKAIETGAQIALEKTA encoded by the coding sequence ATGCGTAAAGATGTGTTGATAGCAGGCTTCGGCGGGCAGGGTGTGCTCTTGGCCGGGAATCTGCTCTCCTATGCCGCGATAGAAGAAGGAAAGAACGTCAGTTATTTTCCCGCCTACGGGGTTGAAAAGCGCGGCGGTTCGGCCACCTGCACCGTGGTCATTGCCGACGGCGCCGTCGGTTCCCCGGTGGTCGGGCAGCCCTCGACGCTAGTGGTGCTGAACCAGGCGTCGTTGGAGCGCTTCGGCGCCCGTGTCCGTCCCGGCGGCATCTGCATCGTCAACACGTCGCTCGTCGACGTCTCCGCCCTGGGGAGGGACGACATAAAGATCATCCCGGTCCCGATGAACGAGATTGCCACGGACCTCGGCGACTTGAGGATGGTCAACATGGTAGCACTGGGCGCCTACGCCGCCGTTTCGGGAGCGGTCCAACTGGCGACCCTGGCGGGCGCGCTCAAAGAGGCGCTGCCGGAGCGAAATCACAAGTACATTCCGGCCAACGTCAAGGCGATTGAAACAGGCGCACAGATCGCACTGGAAAAAACAGCTTGA
- a CDS encoding thiamine pyrophosphate-dependent enzyme, with translation MQQVFKRPQSLKDVQTHFCPGCHHGTIHRLVADAMDLHGVQERTIGVASVGCSVFLYGYFDIDVVEAPHGRAPAVATGVKRAKPDNFVFTYQGDGDLAAIGTAEIIHAANRGEDITVIFVNNTTYGMTGGQMAPTTLVGQKTSTSPYGRDKSKDGSPIRMAELMAQLGGVAYSARVAVDSPKHVLEAKKVIREAFGYQVQGRGFSFVEVLSACPTNWGMNPLKANARVGEEMIPYFQLGVFKKEEA, from the coding sequence ATGCAACAGGTTTTTAAGAGACCGCAAAGCTTGAAGGACGTGCAGACCCATTTCTGCCCCGGGTGCCATCACGGCACCATCCACCGCCTGGTGGCGGACGCCATGGACCTCCACGGCGTGCAGGAAAGGACCATCGGGGTGGCGTCGGTCGGCTGTTCCGTCTTTCTCTACGGCTACTTCGACATCGACGTCGTCGAGGCTCCCCACGGGCGCGCTCCCGCGGTAGCGACCGGCGTCAAGCGCGCGAAGCCGGACAACTTCGTCTTCACCTACCAGGGGGACGGCGACCTTGCCGCCATCGGGACCGCGGAGATCATCCATGCCGCCAACCGGGGCGAGGACATCACCGTCATCTTCGTCAACAACACGACCTACGGCATGACCGGCGGCCAGATGGCCCCGACCACCCTGGTCGGTCAGAAGACCTCCACCTCCCCGTACGGCAGGGACAAGTCCAAGGACGGCTCCCCGATCAGGATGGCGGAACTGATGGCGCAGCTGGGCGGGGTGGCCTACTCGGCCCGCGTGGCGGTGGATTCTCCCAAGCACGTCCTGGAGGCGAAGAAGGTGATCCGCGAGGCGTTCGGCTATCAGGTTCAGGGGAGGGGGTTCTCCTTCGTGGAAGTGCTCTCCGCCTGCCCGACCAACTGGGGGATGAACCCGCTCAAGGCGAACGCGCGGGTCGGCGAGGAGATGATCCCTTACTTCCAGTTGGGGGTCTTCAAGAAGGAAGAGGCGTAG
- a CDS encoding 3-methyl-2-oxobutanoate dehydrogenase subunit VorB → MSKRLFVKGNEAAAMGAVAAGCRYYFGYPITPQSDIPEYLSRELPKLNGEFIQAESEIGAINMLLGASATGVRAMTSSSSPGISLKQEGISYMAGAELPGVIINISRSGPGLGGIDASQSDYFQAVKGGGHGGYHIPVLAPNSVQEMYDLTLHAFDLADLYRTPVMLLGDSVVGQMKEALVPNPRPVRELPEKEWAVRGKGSAEQRVVKSLFLGDGELEAHNWRLHAKYQVMKEKECISEEFETADAKLIVTGFGSVSRIAQTAVAMAREEGLKVGLFRPVTLFPFPEKALAEAAGRAGRVLVIELNTGQMVEDVRLSVGAAAKVSFYGRPPGAGSLPSPEELLDVIRKNYDQAPQ, encoded by the coding sequence TTGTCAAAACGTCTGTTTGTAAAGGGGAATGAGGCCGCCGCCATGGGTGCCGTGGCCGCCGGGTGCCGCTACTACTTCGGGTATCCCATCACCCCGCAAAGCGACATTCCCGAATACCTCTCGCGGGAGCTCCCCAAGCTGAACGGCGAGTTCATCCAGGCGGAGAGCGAGATCGGCGCGATCAACATGCTTCTGGGCGCCTCCGCCACGGGAGTCCGCGCCATGACTTCCTCCTCCAGCCCGGGCATCTCGCTGAAGCAGGAGGGGATCTCCTACATGGCGGGTGCGGAGCTTCCCGGCGTCATCATCAACATCTCCCGTTCCGGCCCGGGCCTGGGCGGCATCGATGCCTCGCAGTCGGACTACTTTCAGGCCGTTAAGGGCGGGGGGCACGGCGGCTACCACATCCCGGTGCTGGCACCTAACTCGGTGCAGGAGATGTACGACCTGACCTTGCACGCCTTCGACCTGGCGGACCTCTACCGCACCCCGGTGATGCTCTTGGGGGATTCGGTGGTCGGCCAGATGAAGGAGGCCCTCGTTCCCAATCCGCGCCCGGTACGCGAGCTGCCCGAGAAGGAATGGGCGGTCCGCGGCAAGGGGAGCGCCGAGCAGAGGGTGGTGAAGTCCCTTTTCCTTGGGGACGGCGAGCTGGAGGCGCATAACTGGCGCCTGCACGCGAAGTACCAGGTGATGAAAGAGAAGGAGTGCATCTCCGAGGAATTCGAGACCGCGGACGCGAAACTGATCGTGACCGGTTTCGGCTCCGTCTCCAGGATCGCCCAGACCGCGGTCGCCATGGCGCGCGAAGAAGGGCTCAAGGTGGGGCTGTTCCGCCCGGTTACGCTCTTCCCCTTCCCGGAGAAGGCGCTGGCCGAGGCTGCCGGCCGCGCCGGCCGCGTGCTGGTGATCGAGCTCAACACCGGACAGATGGTTGAAGACGTCCGCCTGAGCGTAGGGGCGGCGGCAAAGGTTTCCTTCTACGGCAGGCCGCCGGGGGCAGGGTCGCTTCCGTCGCCGGAAGAACTCCTCGACGTCATCAGGAAGAACTACGACCAGGCGCCGCAGTAG
- a CDS encoding indolepyruvate ferredoxin oxidoreductase subunit alpha, whose product MGRIVIDELRCKGCGICTIACPKKLIRLCEKVNIQGYAPAESPNQELCTGCALCAEICPDVAITVFK is encoded by the coding sequence ATGGGACGAATTGTAATAGACGAATTGAGATGCAAAGGATGCGGTATCTGCACTATTGCTTGCCCAAAAAAGCTGATCAGGCTGTGTGAGAAGGTCAATATCCAGGGATACGCACCTGCAGAGTCTCCCAATCAGGAACTCTGTACCGGGTGTGCTCTCTGCGCCGAAATTTGTCCTGACGTAGCCATAACTGTCTTCAAATAA
- a CDS encoding MucR family transcriptional regulator — MASSLLELTANIVSSHASVTEMSGEDLLLELQKVHVALQKLEVEAGEGAEKADARGPAISLKKAFQPDQVSCMLCGKSGMKTLARHLAQVHGMKPGEYRKLFGIPSGQALTARNFSEARRRMAQEKGLADNLAKARAVRAAKLAAKGGPAEKKPPKTPRVPKQKQQMSA; from the coding sequence ATGGCATCATCACTGCTCGAATTGACGGCCAATATTGTCTCTTCACATGCCTCGGTTACAGAGATGTCCGGTGAAGATCTGCTTCTTGAGCTGCAGAAGGTGCATGTCGCACTTCAGAAGCTGGAAGTGGAGGCTGGTGAAGGAGCGGAGAAGGCCGATGCTAGAGGGCCGGCCATCTCCCTGAAGAAGGCTTTCCAGCCGGACCAGGTAAGCTGCATGCTCTGCGGCAAGAGCGGCATGAAAACGCTCGCCCGCCACTTGGCCCAGGTCCACGGCATGAAGCCTGGCGAATACAGGAAACTGTTCGGCATCCCCAGCGGACAGGCGCTGACCGCGCGCAACTTCTCCGAGGCGCGCAGAAGGATGGCGCAGGAGAAGGGGCTCGCGGACAACCTGGCCAAGGCCCGTGCAGTACGGGCGGCCAAACTTGCCGCCAAGGGGGGTCCAGCCGAGAAAAAGCCCCCCAAGACGCCGCGGGTACCGAAGCAGAAGCAGCAGATGAGCGCATGA
- a CDS encoding pseudouridine synthase, which produces MLERLQKILSQAGVASRRESEGIIAAGRVAVNGTVVTELGTKADPDTDTITLDGKPITIEEKRVYILLYKPVGYMTTMKDPEGRPIVSDLLNGVKERVYPIGRLDYNTEGLLLLTNDGALANSLMHPSHEVDKGYLVRVSGQVSPLQIKKLSEGVKLEDGMTAPAKVLPVSESENNSWISITIHEGRYRQVRRMCEAVGLNVVRLKRARYDFLEIGDMKPGEYRHLAPEEVTRLNRKMAPVGTGRGPRKTGVVARRGSTGTGRRTR; this is translated from the coding sequence ATGCTGGAACGTTTACAGAAGATACTCTCGCAGGCAGGGGTTGCTTCCCGACGCGAGTCGGAAGGGATAATCGCCGCGGGGAGGGTGGCCGTTAACGGCACGGTGGTAACGGAGTTGGGGACGAAGGCGGATCCCGACACCGACACCATAACCCTGGACGGCAAGCCGATCACCATCGAAGAGAAGCGGGTCTACATCCTGCTCTATAAACCGGTCGGCTACATGACCACCATGAAGGACCCGGAAGGGCGCCCGATCGTGAGCGATCTTCTCAATGGGGTGAAGGAGCGGGTGTACCCCATCGGCCGCCTGGACTACAACACAGAGGGGCTGCTCCTTTTGACCAACGACGGGGCGCTCGCCAACTCGCTGATGCACCCAAGCCACGAGGTGGACAAGGGGTACCTGGTAAGGGTGAGCGGGCAGGTATCTCCTCTCCAGATCAAGAAGCTCTCCGAGGGGGTGAAACTGGAGGACGGCATGACCGCTCCCGCCAAGGTGCTCCCGGTGAGCGAGAGCGAGAACAACTCCTGGATCTCGATTACCATCCATGAGGGGCGCTACCGTCAGGTGCGGCGCATGTGCGAGGCTGTGGGGCTGAACGTGGTGCGCCTGAAGCGGGCCCGGTACGACTTTCTTGAGATAGGCGACATGAAGCCCGGGGAGTACAGGCACCTGGCGCCTGAAGAAGTGACCCGGCTCAACAGGAAGATGGCCCCGGTAGGCACAGGGCGCGGTCCACGCAAGACCGGAGTGGTAGCGCGGCGAGGTTCGACAGGCACAGGAAGGCGGACACGCTGA
- a CDS encoding DUF445 domain-containing protein has translation MLDERRTALKKNKMIAVALMAGAAVLFVVARLQRGSGGWEWVAAFAEAAMVGALADWFAVVALFRHPLGLPIPHTAIIADKRETIADNLARFIQEKFLTTEVLVEKMREFDPARQLCRYLTSRENAEGLARGLARILSESIGFLEDERVSRIVMAAMHDRIGKFDLAGSAASLLESLRKDDRHQAVLDEILRRLGAWLGTPESQEKIAIALDNWVDTEYPLLSKFIPNRPQFSRNAGEKIIDKVSGFLNLVNADPDHELRQEFDRAVGDFIAKLKHDSGTREKVAELKREVLDNEQLSHYAKNLVADLKQWMADDLDRPLSSIRAKIADAAVALGNTLSENSDLADSVNEHLERVVRKYADNLRAGFSRHIAGTVKEWKEEEFIEEIELSIGSDLQFIRMNGTLVGGMIGLLLHAVSLLIG, from the coding sequence ATGTTGGATGAGAGAAGAACTGCACTGAAAAAGAACAAGATGATCGCCGTAGCCCTCATGGCAGGCGCCGCCGTCCTATTCGTCGTGGCCCGCCTGCAGCGGGGAAGCGGCGGCTGGGAATGGGTGGCCGCGTTCGCCGAGGCCGCCATGGTCGGCGCCCTTGCCGACTGGTTCGCCGTGGTGGCCCTGTTCAGGCACCCGCTGGGACTTCCCATACCGCACACCGCCATCATCGCCGACAAGAGGGAAACCATCGCCGACAACCTGGCCCGCTTTATCCAGGAGAAGTTCCTGACCACCGAGGTGCTGGTAGAAAAGATGAGGGAATTCGACCCCGCGCGGCAGCTTTGCCGTTATCTCACCTCGCGGGAAAACGCGGAAGGGCTGGCAAGGGGGTTGGCGCGTATCCTCTCCGAATCGATCGGTTTCCTGGAGGACGAGCGGGTGAGCAGGATAGTCATGGCCGCAATGCACGACCGGATCGGTAAATTCGACCTGGCCGGTTCCGCGGCGAGCCTCCTCGAATCCCTGAGAAAGGACGATCGCCATCAGGCCGTTCTGGACGAGATCCTGAGGCGGCTGGGCGCCTGGCTTGGGACCCCCGAGTCGCAGGAGAAGATTGCCATAGCGCTGGACAACTGGGTCGACACCGAATACCCGCTCCTGAGCAAGTTCATCCCGAACCGTCCGCAGTTCTCCAGGAACGCCGGCGAAAAAATCATAGATAAGGTGAGCGGCTTCCTGAACCTGGTCAACGCCGACCCGGACCACGAGCTGCGCCAGGAGTTCGACCGGGCCGTGGGCGACTTCATCGCGAAGCTGAAACACGACTCCGGTACCAGGGAGAAGGTGGCCGAGCTGAAGCGGGAGGTGCTCGATAACGAACAGCTCTCGCATTACGCCAAGAACCTCGTGGCCGACCTGAAGCAATGGATGGCAGATGACCTGGACCGGCCGTTATCCAGCATCCGCGCGAAGATAGCCGACGCCGCGGTTGCCCTTGGCAACACCCTGTCCGAGAATTCCGACTTGGCCGATTCCGTCAACGAGCACCTGGAGCGCGTGGTAAGAAAGTACGCCGACAACCTGAGAGCCGGGTTCTCCCGTCACATCGCCGGTACCGTGAAAGAGTGGAAGGAAGAGGAGTTCATCGAGGAGATCGAGCTCAGCATCGGAAGCGACCTGCAGTTCATCAGGATGAACGGCACGCTCGTCGGCGGCATGATCGGCCTTTTGCTGCACGCGGTGTCGCTGCTCATAGGATGA
- a CDS encoding acetyl-CoA carboxylase carboxyltransferase subunit alpha: MALQQSYLDFEKPLAELDKKIQELHGFSTQGVDLSAEIAKLEQKSEKMREEMFANLSRWQTAQVARHINRPFTLDYLELVFTEFVELHGDRNFGDDHAIVGGLARLDGEPVMVIGHQKGRDTKEKVFRNFGMPNPEGYRKALRLMEMAERFKLPIITFVDTPGAFPGIGAEERGQAEAIARNLREMSRLTVPIIVVITGEGGSGGALAIAVGDRILMLQHSVYAVISPEGCAAILWSDGTKGAQAAEALKLTAKDIKALEVIDEIVPEPAGGAHRDHEAMAKNLHKALSKNLKELKAIPAEDLIEQRYQKFRKMSRFAE, from the coding sequence ATGGCACTGCAACAAAGCTATCTGGACTTTGAGAAGCCGCTGGCCGAACTGGACAAGAAGATACAGGAACTGCATGGGTTTTCGACGCAAGGGGTGGACCTCTCGGCCGAGATCGCCAAGCTGGAGCAAAAATCCGAAAAGATGCGCGAGGAGATGTTCGCCAACCTTTCCCGCTGGCAGACGGCCCAGGTGGCGCGCCACATCAACCGTCCCTTCACCCTCGATTACCTGGAGCTGGTCTTCACCGAGTTCGTGGAACTGCACGGCGACCGCAACTTCGGCGACGACCACGCCATCGTCGGCGGTCTGGCTAGGCTGGACGGCGAGCCGGTGATGGTGATCGGCCATCAGAAGGGGCGCGACACCAAGGAGAAGGTGTTCCGCAACTTCGGCATGCCGAACCCCGAAGGGTACCGCAAGGCGCTGCGTCTCATGGAGATGGCCGAGCGCTTCAAGCTTCCCATCATCACCTTCGTCGACACCCCGGGCGCCTTCCCCGGTATTGGTGCCGAGGAGCGCGGCCAGGCCGAGGCGATCGCCCGCAACCTGCGCGAGATGTCGCGCCTCACCGTGCCCATCATCGTCGTCATCACCGGTGAGGGTGGCTCCGGCGGCGCGCTGGCCATCGCCGTGGGCGACAGGATCCTCATGCTGCAGCATTCCGTCTACGCCGTCATCTCCCCCGAGGGTTGCGCCGCGATCCTGTGGTCCGACGGCACCAAGGGCGCCCAGGCTGCCGAGGCGCTGAAGCTGACCGCCAAGGACATCAAGGCGCTCGAAGTCATCGACGAGATCGTTCCGGAGCCGGCCGGCGGCGCGCACCGCGACCACGAGGCCATGGCCAAGAACCTGCACAAAGCCCTCTCCAAGAACCTGAAGGAACTCAAAGCGATTCCCGCAGAGGATCTGATCGAGCAGCGTTACCAGAAGTTCCGCAAGATGAGTCGCTTCGCCGAGTAA
- the dnaE gene encoding DNA polymerase III subunit alpha — translation MDSTNFVHLHLHSQYSLLDGAIRIGDLLKKVKECHMPAVAMTDHGNMFGTLEFYLKCKDKGVKPILGSEVYIAPQDRFLKQAPSSPGQASSYHLILLCENMTGFKNLSYLVSAGYKEGFYRRPRIDKELLLKHKEGLIVLSACLQGEVAYLAGRNKMDEARAAASWYAENFPGSYYIELQENKLPEQDIANRRLMEIAREMDLPLVATNDCHYLNREDARAHEILLCIQTGKTMSDPTHMAFSVDEFYVKTPQEMAQAFHYAPEAIENTVKIAERCNLEFDFKTYYFPAYEAPEGETLDQQLEREATVGLVERLKKIRIKYNLTEEQEQAYHARLRIELDCIKQMGFPGYFLIVADFINWAKDHGIPVGPGRGSAAGSLVAFCIRITDIDPMPYNLLFERFLNPERISMPDIDVDFCQDRREEVIQYMVEKYGREKVCQIITFGTMAARGVIRDVGRALDLTFGEVDRIAKLVPEVLGITLDKALEQEPKLKELMAADPKVKEVMTVALRLEGLARHASTHAAGLVVAPRQMEEFCPVYKDQKTGSLTTQYSMKYVEKIGLVKFDFLGLKNLTVIDNACKHIRNGKDPNFDITLLRDDDEESYKLLQAGNTTGVFQLESSGMKELLVKLKPSCFEDIIAVCALYRPGPLGSGMVDDFIERKHGRKQTVYDLPQLEPVLKDTYGVIVYQEQVMQISRSLAGYSLGGADLLRRAMGKKDAEQMAKERDKFLEGSEKLGLDGKKCAAIFDLMAKFAEYGFNKSHSAAYALVAYQTAFLKAHYPVEFMAALLTEDMGNTDKVIKSIGDCREMGIEVLPPDINESDRSFRVLDKAMRFGLGAVKNVGEGAIEAIIEARGDEPFKDLFDFCERVDLRRVNKRVIEALIKCGAFDCTGAKRSQLMAGLEDAASAGQRVQQERESAQASLFGAAEIVRGANGGGNRLPEIPEWDEKYRLGCEKEAIGFFITGHPLDRYVADMRRFSSVDCSTILDAKEKSEVRICGVPASVKELITKKGDRMAFLALEDLVGSVEVVVFPETYAKCSEVLRGDDPIHVTGTVELSEKGAKVMASDIVLLRDLVERETRKVNFTIDAKEVDEGKLKTLKDIISRYQGICRSFLHLDIENSSRVTIKLPDVYKVSASEELTVEVSNLFGYNAVSFE, via the coding sequence ATGGATTCAACAAATTTCGTTCACCTCCATCTCCACTCCCAGTACTCGCTCCTCGACGGGGCGATCCGCATCGGTGACCTCCTGAAGAAGGTGAAGGAGTGCCACATGCCGGCCGTGGCCATGACCGACCACGGCAACATGTTCGGCACCCTTGAGTTCTATTTGAAGTGCAAGGACAAAGGGGTCAAGCCGATCCTGGGGAGCGAGGTGTACATAGCGCCTCAGGACAGGTTCTTGAAGCAGGCTCCCTCCAGCCCCGGCCAGGCCTCCAGCTACCACCTGATCCTTTTGTGCGAAAACATGACCGGCTTCAAGAACCTCTCCTATCTGGTATCCGCAGGATACAAGGAAGGGTTCTACCGCCGCCCCCGCATCGACAAGGAGCTCCTTCTGAAGCACAAGGAGGGGCTCATCGTCCTCTCCGCCTGCCTGCAGGGGGAGGTGGCGTACCTTGCCGGCAGGAACAAGATGGACGAGGCGCGCGCAGCGGCCTCCTGGTACGCCGAGAATTTCCCCGGTAGCTATTACATCGAGCTGCAGGAGAACAAGCTCCCGGAGCAGGACATCGCCAACCGCAGGCTCATGGAGATCGCGCGTGAGATGGACCTGCCGCTCGTCGCCACCAACGACTGCCATTACCTGAACCGCGAAGACGCGAGGGCCCACGAGATCCTCCTCTGCATCCAGACCGGCAAGACCATGAGCGACCCGACCCACATGGCGTTCTCCGTGGACGAGTTCTATGTGAAGACGCCGCAGGAGATGGCGCAGGCGTTTCATTACGCCCCGGAGGCGATTGAGAACACGGTCAAGATCGCCGAGCGCTGCAACCTCGAATTCGACTTCAAGACCTACTACTTCCCCGCCTACGAGGCCCCTGAAGGGGAGACGCTGGACCAGCAGCTGGAGCGCGAGGCGACCGTCGGCCTCGTCGAGCGGCTGAAAAAGATCCGCATCAAGTACAACTTGACCGAAGAGCAGGAACAGGCCTACCACGCCCGTCTGCGCATCGAGCTGGACTGCATCAAGCAGATGGGGTTCCCGGGCTACTTCCTGATCGTCGCCGACTTCATCAACTGGGCCAAAGACCACGGCATCCCCGTCGGCCCGGGCAGGGGTTCCGCGGCGGGCTCTCTCGTCGCCTTCTGCATCAGGATCACCGACATCGATCCCATGCCGTACAACCTCCTCTTCGAGCGCTTCCTGAACCCGGAACGTATCTCCATGCCTGATATCGACGTCGACTTCTGCCAGGATCGCCGCGAAGAGGTGATCCAGTACATGGTCGAGAAGTACGGCCGGGAGAAGGTCTGCCAGATCATCACCTTCGGTACCATGGCGGCGCGCGGCGTCATCCGCGACGTCGGGCGCGCGCTCGACCTTACCTTCGGCGAGGTGGACCGGATCGCGAAGCTGGTCCCCGAGGTGCTCGGCATCACGCTGGATAAGGCGCTGGAGCAGGAGCCGAAGCTGAAGGAGCTGATGGCGGCCGACCCGAAGGTGAAGGAGGTCATGACCGTCGCGCTCAGGCTGGAGGGGCTTGCCCGCCATGCCTCTACGCATGCGGCCGGCCTCGTGGTGGCACCCAGGCAGATGGAGGAATTCTGCCCGGTCTACAAGGACCAGAAGACCGGCTCCTTGACCACGCAGTACTCGATGAAGTACGTGGAGAAGATCGGCCTGGTGAAGTTCGACTTCCTCGGGCTCAAGAACCTGACCGTTATCGACAACGCCTGCAAGCACATCAGAAACGGCAAGGACCCCAACTTCGACATCACGCTTTTGCGCGACGACGACGAGGAATCCTACAAGCTCCTGCAGGCCGGCAACACGACAGGCGTGTTCCAGCTGGAGTCCAGCGGCATGAAGGAGCTCCTGGTCAAGTTGAAGCCCTCCTGCTTCGAGGACATCATCGCGGTCTGCGCCCTCTACCGTCCGGGCCCCTTGGGCAGCGGCATGGTGGACGACTTCATCGAAAGAAAGCACGGCCGCAAGCAGACCGTCTACGACCTGCCGCAGCTTGAGCCGGTCCTGAAAGACACCTACGGCGTCATCGTCTACCAGGAACAGGTCATGCAGATCTCCCGATCGCTCGCCGGCTACTCGCTTGGGGGCGCGGACCTCCTGCGCCGCGCCATGGGTAAGAAGGACGCCGAGCAGATGGCGAAGGAGCGCGACAAGTTCCTGGAGGGGTCCGAGAAGCTCGGCCTGGACGGGAAGAAGTGCGCCGCCATCTTCGACCTGATGGCGAAGTTCGCCGAGTACGGCTTCAACAAGTCGCACTCGGCCGCCTACGCCCTGGTCGCCTACCAGACCGCGTTCCTCAAGGCCCACTACCCGGTCGAGTTCATGGCTGCCCTCTTGACCGAGGACATGGGGAACACCGACAAGGTCATTAAGAGCATCGGCGACTGCCGCGAGATGGGGATCGAGGTGCTCCCCCCCGACATCAACGAGTCGGACCGTTCCTTCCGCGTGCTGGACAAGGCGATGCGCTTCGGTCTGGGCGCCGTGAAGAACGTGGGCGAAGGCGCCATCGAGGCGATCATCGAGGCGCGCGGCGACGAGCCTTTCAAGGACCTCTTCGATTTCTGCGAGCGCGTCGACCTGCGCCGGGTCAACAAAAGGGTGATAGAGGCGCTCATCAAGTGCGGCGCCTTCGACTGCACCGGGGCCAAACGCTCCCAGCTCATGGCGGGGCTGGAGGATGCCGCGTCCGCCGGGCAGAGGGTGCAGCAGGAGCGAGAGAGCGCTCAGGCGTCGCTTTTCGGCGCGGCCGAGATCGTGCGCGGCGCCAACGGCGGCGGCAACCGGCTTCCCGAGATACCCGAGTGGGACGAGAAGTACCGGCTGGGGTGCGAGAAGGAGGCGATCGGCTTCTTCATCACCGGGCATCCGCTGGACCGCTACGTCGCCGACATGAGGCGCTTCTCCAGCGTGGACTGCTCCACCATCCTGGACGCCAAGGAAAAGAGCGAGGTGAGGATATGCGGCGTGCCGGCCAGCGTCAAGGAGCTGATCACCAAGAAAGGGGACCGGATGGCCTTCCTCGCGCTGGAGGACCTGGTGGGCTCGGTCGAGGTGGTGGTCTTTCCGGAAACCTACGCCAAGTGCTCCGAGGTGCTCAGGGGGGACGATCCCATCCACGTCACCGGCACCGTTGAGCTGAGTGAGAAGGGGGCCAAGGTGATGGCGAGCGACATCGTCCTTCTGCGCGACCTGGTTGAGCGTGAAACGAGGAAGGTCAATTTCACCATAGACGCCAAAGAGGTCGACGAAGGAAAGCTCAAAACGCTCAAAGACATCATCTCCCGCTATCAGGGAATCTGTCGCAGCTTCCTGCACCTTGACATAGAGAACAGCTCCAGAGTCACCATCAAGCTTCCCGATGTATACAAAGTCTCGGCAAGTGAAGAATTAACAGTGGAAGTGAGCAACCTCTTCGGCTATAATGCCGTGTCTTTCGAGTGA
- a CDS encoding CDGSH iron-sulfur domain-containing protein, producing the protein MNQSTTTQGPIVVDLEPGTYYRCTCGKSATPFCDGAHAGSDKAPLAFEVKEKQQVYLCNCGKTANAPYCDGSCQKG; encoded by the coding sequence ATGAACCAGAGCACCACCACCCAGGGACCCATTGTTGTCGATCTCGAGCCCGGCACCTACTACCGCTGTACCTGCGGCAAGTCGGCTACACCATTTTGCGACGGCGCCCACGCAGGGAGCGACAAAGCGCCGCTGGCGTTCGAGGTCAAGGAAAAGCAGCAGGTGTACCTGTGCAACTGCGGAAAAACCGCCAACGCGCCCTACTGCGACGGCAGCTGTCAGAAGGGGTAG
- a CDS encoding pirin family protein, whose protein sequence is MITIRKSEDRGHADHGWLNTYHSFSFAGYYDPRHMGFSNLRVINEDRVQPGEGFPTHPHRDMEIISYVLEGALEHRDSMGNGSVIRQGEVQRMSAGTGITHSEFNHSKEEGLHFFQIWILPQSEGIAPSYEQKLFPEQEKRGALRLIASADGAEGSIIINQDAKMYATVIDGGQEVVHHLARGRHAWVQAARGSVTVNGHLLEAGDGAAVSGEDLVRLTARQKSEVLLFDLP, encoded by the coding sequence ATGATCACGATCAGAAAATCTGAAGACAGAGGACATGCCGATCACGGCTGGCTCAACACCTATCACAGCTTTTCCTTCGCCGGATACTACGACCCGCGGCACATGGGTTTCAGCAACCTCCGGGTCATAAACGAAGACCGGGTGCAGCCGGGAGAGGGATTCCCCACCCACCCGCACCGGGACATGGAGATCATCTCCTACGTTCTCGAAGGGGCACTGGAGCATCGCGACAGCATGGGAAACGGTTCCGTGATACGGCAGGGGGAAGTGCAAAGGATGAGCGCCGGCACCGGCATCACCCACAGCGAGTTCAACCATTCCAAAGAAGAGGGCCTTCACTTCTTCCAGATCTGGATTCTGCCGCAAAGCGAGGGGATCGCGCCGAGTTACGAGCAGAAGCTCTTTCCGGAGCAGGAAAAAAGAGGAGCCTTGCGGCTCATCGCCTCGGCAGACGGCGCCGAGGGTTCAATCATCATCAACCAGGACGCGAAGATGTACGCGACCGTTATCGATGGCGGTCAGGAAGTGGTGCACCACCTGGCGCGGGGGCGCCACGCGTGGGTTCAAGCGGCACGCGGCAGCGTCACCGTCAACGGCCACCTGCTCGAAGCAGGAGACGGCGCGGCGGTAAGCGGTGAGGACCTGGTGCGCCTGACGGCAAGGCAAAAAAGCGAGGTGCTGCTTTTCGATCTGCCGTAA